From Parasteatoda tepidariorum isolate YZ-2023 chromosome 1, CAS_Ptep_4.0, whole genome shotgun sequence, one genomic window encodes:
- the LOC107450214 gene encoding cyclin-dependent kinase 8 isoform X1 translates to MDFDFKVRTSNERAKVEDLFEYEGCKVGRGTYGHVYKARRKDGLAYNNKKSDPKDYALKQIEGTGISMSACREIALLRELKHPNVIILQRVFLSHTDRKVFLLFDYAEHDLWHIIKFHRAAKANKKPVMVPKGMVKSLLYQILDGIHYLHSNWVLHRDLKPANILVMGEGPERGRVKIADMGFARLFNSPLKPLADLDPVVVTFWYRAPELLLGARHYTKAIDIWAIGCIFAELLTSEPIFHCRQEDIKTSNPYHHDQLDRIFNVMGFPQEKEWEDIKKMPEHTTLMKDFKRSNYSNCSLTKYMEKHKVKPDSKAFLLLQKLLLMDPTKRITSELAMQDSYFQEDPLPTQDVFSGYHIPYPKREFLTDDDQEDKSDTNKNSAFHLRGSMDKMMKTNANNNQGNQDNNNHGPSAKRVRMAPPPPTTTSAASSQSHMGGGVQQSQSSMNYNSGAGNPQQSGAGGFPQHF, encoded by the exons ATGGATTTTGACTTTAAAGTGAGAACATCTAATGAACGAGCTAAAGTTGAAGATTTGTTTGAATATGAAGGCTGTAAAGTTGGAAGAGGAACTTATGGTCATGTCTATAAAGCAAGAAGAAAAGATGGGTTagcatataataataaaaa gtctGATCCGAAAGATTATGCATTAAAGCAGATTGAAGGCACTGGAATATCCATGTCTGCATGCCGTGAAATAGCT CTTCTTAGAGAACTAAAGCATCCTAATGTGATAATTCTTCAAAGGGTGTTTTTATCTCACACTGATAGAAAAGTCTTTTTATTGTTCGATTATGCAGAACATGATTTAtgg caTATCATAAAATTTCACAGAGCTgctaaagcaaataaaaagccTGTAATGGTGCCAAAAGGAATGGTTAAGTCTctattatatcaaattttagatGGAATTCATTATTTGCATTCCAACTGGGTCTTACATAGGGATCta aAACCTGCGAATATTCTAGTTATGGGTGAAGGTCCTGAGCGTGGTAGAGTAAAAATAG ctGACATGGGTTTTGCTAGGTTATTCAATTCGCCTTTAAAGCCCTTAGCTGATCTGGACCCTGTTGTAGTAACATTTTGGTATCGAGCACCTGAATTACTTTTGGGAGCTAGACATTATACTAAAGCTATAG ATATATGGGCTATAGGTTGTatttttgctgaattattaACATCCGAACCAATCTTTCACTGCCGACAAGAAGACATCAAAACAAGTAATCCATATCATCATGACCAGTTGGATAGAATATTTAATGTCATGGGTTTCCCTCAAG AAAAAGAATGggaggatattaaaaaaatgcctgaGCACACTACTTTAATGAAGGATTTCAAGCGCTCAAA ttATTCTAATTGTTCATTAACGAAGTACATGGAAAAACATAAAGTCAAACCAGATAGCAAAGCTTTCCTTTTG cttcaaaaaCTGCTTCTTATGGATCCTACTAAGCGTATCACTTCAGAACTTGCTATGCAGGATAGTTATTTTCAAGAAGATCCTTTACCAACTCAGGA tgtgTTTTCTGGTTATCATATCCCTTACcctaaaagagaatttttaactGATGATGATCAAGAGGATAAGTCTGATACAAACAAg AACTCTGCCTTCCATTTGCGTGGGTCCATGGATAAGATGATGAAG actaatgcaaataataatcaGGGTAATCAAGATAATAACAATCATGGTCCAAGTGCAAAACGAGTGAGAATGGCTCCTCCTCCACCAACTACTACTTCAGCTGCATCATCACAG TCCCATATGGGCGGTGGTGTTCAACAATCCCAGTCATCTATGAACTATAATTCGGGAGCTGGGAATCCTCAACAAAGTGGAGCTGGTGGATTTCCTCAACATTTCTAG
- the LOC107450214 gene encoding cyclin-dependent kinase 8 isoform X2 has product MDFDFKVRTSNERAKVEDLFEYEGCKVGRGTYGHVYKARRKDGSDPKDYALKQIEGTGISMSACREIALLRELKHPNVIILQRVFLSHTDRKVFLLFDYAEHDLWHIIKFHRAAKANKKPVMVPKGMVKSLLYQILDGIHYLHSNWVLHRDLKPANILVMGEGPERGRVKIADMGFARLFNSPLKPLADLDPVVVTFWYRAPELLLGARHYTKAIDIWAIGCIFAELLTSEPIFHCRQEDIKTSNPYHHDQLDRIFNVMGFPQEKEWEDIKKMPEHTTLMKDFKRSNYSNCSLTKYMEKHKVKPDSKAFLLLQKLLLMDPTKRITSELAMQDSYFQEDPLPTQDVFSGYHIPYPKREFLTDDDQEDKSDTNKNSAFHLRGSMDKMMKTNANNNQGNQDNNNHGPSAKRVRMAPPPPTTTSAASSQSHMGGGVQQSQSSMNYNSGAGNPQQSGAGGFPQHF; this is encoded by the exons ATGGATTTTGACTTTAAAGTGAGAACATCTAATGAACGAGCTAAAGTTGAAGATTTGTTTGAATATGAAGGCTGTAAAGTTGGAAGAGGAACTTATGGTCATGTCTATAAAGCAAGAAGAAAAGATGG gtctGATCCGAAAGATTATGCATTAAAGCAGATTGAAGGCACTGGAATATCCATGTCTGCATGCCGTGAAATAGCT CTTCTTAGAGAACTAAAGCATCCTAATGTGATAATTCTTCAAAGGGTGTTTTTATCTCACACTGATAGAAAAGTCTTTTTATTGTTCGATTATGCAGAACATGATTTAtgg caTATCATAAAATTTCACAGAGCTgctaaagcaaataaaaagccTGTAATGGTGCCAAAAGGAATGGTTAAGTCTctattatatcaaattttagatGGAATTCATTATTTGCATTCCAACTGGGTCTTACATAGGGATCta aAACCTGCGAATATTCTAGTTATGGGTGAAGGTCCTGAGCGTGGTAGAGTAAAAATAG ctGACATGGGTTTTGCTAGGTTATTCAATTCGCCTTTAAAGCCCTTAGCTGATCTGGACCCTGTTGTAGTAACATTTTGGTATCGAGCACCTGAATTACTTTTGGGAGCTAGACATTATACTAAAGCTATAG ATATATGGGCTATAGGTTGTatttttgctgaattattaACATCCGAACCAATCTTTCACTGCCGACAAGAAGACATCAAAACAAGTAATCCATATCATCATGACCAGTTGGATAGAATATTTAATGTCATGGGTTTCCCTCAAG AAAAAGAATGggaggatattaaaaaaatgcctgaGCACACTACTTTAATGAAGGATTTCAAGCGCTCAAA ttATTCTAATTGTTCATTAACGAAGTACATGGAAAAACATAAAGTCAAACCAGATAGCAAAGCTTTCCTTTTG cttcaaaaaCTGCTTCTTATGGATCCTACTAAGCGTATCACTTCAGAACTTGCTATGCAGGATAGTTATTTTCAAGAAGATCCTTTACCAACTCAGGA tgtgTTTTCTGGTTATCATATCCCTTACcctaaaagagaatttttaactGATGATGATCAAGAGGATAAGTCTGATACAAACAAg AACTCTGCCTTCCATTTGCGTGGGTCCATGGATAAGATGATGAAG actaatgcaaataataatcaGGGTAATCAAGATAATAACAATCATGGTCCAAGTGCAAAACGAGTGAGAATGGCTCCTCCTCCACCAACTACTACTTCAGCTGCATCATCACAG TCCCATATGGGCGGTGGTGTTCAACAATCCCAGTCATCTATGAACTATAATTCGGGAGCTGGGAATCCTCAACAAAGTGGAGCTGGTGGATTTCCTCAACATTTCTAG
- the LOC107450214 gene encoding cyclin-dependent kinase 8 isoform X4, producing MDFDFKVRTSNERAKVEDLFEYEGCKVGRGTYGHVYKARRKDGSDPKDYALKQIEGTGISMSACREIALLRELKHPNVIILQRVFLSHTDRKVFLLFDYAEHDLWHIIKFHRAAKANKKPVMVPKGMVKSLLYQILDGIHYLHSNWVLHRDLKPANILVMGEGPERGRVKIADMGFARLFNSPLKPLADLDPVVVTFWYRAPELLLGARHYTKAIDIWAIGCIFAELLTSEPIFHCRQEDIKTSNPYHHDQLDRIFNVMGFPQEKEWEDIKKMPEHTTLMKDFKRSNYSNCSLTKYMEKHKVKPDSKAFLLLQKLLLMDPTKRITSELAMQDSYFQEDPLPTQDVFSGYHIPYPKREFLTDDDQEDKSDTNKTNANNNQGNQDNNNHGPSAKRVRMAPPPPTTTSAASSQSHMGGGVQQSQSSMNYNSGAGNPQQSGAGGFPQHF from the exons ATGGATTTTGACTTTAAAGTGAGAACATCTAATGAACGAGCTAAAGTTGAAGATTTGTTTGAATATGAAGGCTGTAAAGTTGGAAGAGGAACTTATGGTCATGTCTATAAAGCAAGAAGAAAAGATGG gtctGATCCGAAAGATTATGCATTAAAGCAGATTGAAGGCACTGGAATATCCATGTCTGCATGCCGTGAAATAGCT CTTCTTAGAGAACTAAAGCATCCTAATGTGATAATTCTTCAAAGGGTGTTTTTATCTCACACTGATAGAAAAGTCTTTTTATTGTTCGATTATGCAGAACATGATTTAtgg caTATCATAAAATTTCACAGAGCTgctaaagcaaataaaaagccTGTAATGGTGCCAAAAGGAATGGTTAAGTCTctattatatcaaattttagatGGAATTCATTATTTGCATTCCAACTGGGTCTTACATAGGGATCta aAACCTGCGAATATTCTAGTTATGGGTGAAGGTCCTGAGCGTGGTAGAGTAAAAATAG ctGACATGGGTTTTGCTAGGTTATTCAATTCGCCTTTAAAGCCCTTAGCTGATCTGGACCCTGTTGTAGTAACATTTTGGTATCGAGCACCTGAATTACTTTTGGGAGCTAGACATTATACTAAAGCTATAG ATATATGGGCTATAGGTTGTatttttgctgaattattaACATCCGAACCAATCTTTCACTGCCGACAAGAAGACATCAAAACAAGTAATCCATATCATCATGACCAGTTGGATAGAATATTTAATGTCATGGGTTTCCCTCAAG AAAAAGAATGggaggatattaaaaaaatgcctgaGCACACTACTTTAATGAAGGATTTCAAGCGCTCAAA ttATTCTAATTGTTCATTAACGAAGTACATGGAAAAACATAAAGTCAAACCAGATAGCAAAGCTTTCCTTTTG cttcaaaaaCTGCTTCTTATGGATCCTACTAAGCGTATCACTTCAGAACTTGCTATGCAGGATAGTTATTTTCAAGAAGATCCTTTACCAACTCAGGA tgtgTTTTCTGGTTATCATATCCCTTACcctaaaagagaatttttaactGATGATGATCAAGAGGATAAGTCTGATACAAACAAg actaatgcaaataataatcaGGGTAATCAAGATAATAACAATCATGGTCCAAGTGCAAAACGAGTGAGAATGGCTCCTCCTCCACCAACTACTACTTCAGCTGCATCATCACAG TCCCATATGGGCGGTGGTGTTCAACAATCCCAGTCATCTATGAACTATAATTCGGGAGCTGGGAATCCTCAACAAAGTGGAGCTGGTGGATTTCCTCAACATTTCTAG
- the LOC107450214 gene encoding cyclin-dependent kinase 8 isoform X3: protein MDFDFKVRTSNERAKVEDLFEYEGCKVGRGTYGHVYKARRKDGLAYNNKKSDPKDYALKQIEGTGISMSACREIALLRELKHPNVIILQRVFLSHTDRKVFLLFDYAEHDLWHIIKFHRAAKANKKPVMVPKGMVKSLLYQILDGIHYLHSNWVLHRDLKPANILVMGEGPERGRVKIADMGFARLFNSPLKPLADLDPVVVTFWYRAPELLLGARHYTKAIDIWAIGCIFAELLTSEPIFHCRQEDIKTSNPYHHDQLDRIFNVMGFPQEKEWEDIKKMPEHTTLMKDFKRSNYSNCSLTKYMEKHKVKPDSKAFLLLQKLLLMDPTKRITSELAMQDSYFQEDPLPTQDVFSGYHIPYPKREFLTDDDQEDKSDTNKTNANNNQGNQDNNNHGPSAKRVRMAPPPPTTTSAASSQSHMGGGVQQSQSSMNYNSGAGNPQQSGAGGFPQHF, encoded by the exons ATGGATTTTGACTTTAAAGTGAGAACATCTAATGAACGAGCTAAAGTTGAAGATTTGTTTGAATATGAAGGCTGTAAAGTTGGAAGAGGAACTTATGGTCATGTCTATAAAGCAAGAAGAAAAGATGGGTTagcatataataataaaaa gtctGATCCGAAAGATTATGCATTAAAGCAGATTGAAGGCACTGGAATATCCATGTCTGCATGCCGTGAAATAGCT CTTCTTAGAGAACTAAAGCATCCTAATGTGATAATTCTTCAAAGGGTGTTTTTATCTCACACTGATAGAAAAGTCTTTTTATTGTTCGATTATGCAGAACATGATTTAtgg caTATCATAAAATTTCACAGAGCTgctaaagcaaataaaaagccTGTAATGGTGCCAAAAGGAATGGTTAAGTCTctattatatcaaattttagatGGAATTCATTATTTGCATTCCAACTGGGTCTTACATAGGGATCta aAACCTGCGAATATTCTAGTTATGGGTGAAGGTCCTGAGCGTGGTAGAGTAAAAATAG ctGACATGGGTTTTGCTAGGTTATTCAATTCGCCTTTAAAGCCCTTAGCTGATCTGGACCCTGTTGTAGTAACATTTTGGTATCGAGCACCTGAATTACTTTTGGGAGCTAGACATTATACTAAAGCTATAG ATATATGGGCTATAGGTTGTatttttgctgaattattaACATCCGAACCAATCTTTCACTGCCGACAAGAAGACATCAAAACAAGTAATCCATATCATCATGACCAGTTGGATAGAATATTTAATGTCATGGGTTTCCCTCAAG AAAAAGAATGggaggatattaaaaaaatgcctgaGCACACTACTTTAATGAAGGATTTCAAGCGCTCAAA ttATTCTAATTGTTCATTAACGAAGTACATGGAAAAACATAAAGTCAAACCAGATAGCAAAGCTTTCCTTTTG cttcaaaaaCTGCTTCTTATGGATCCTACTAAGCGTATCACTTCAGAACTTGCTATGCAGGATAGTTATTTTCAAGAAGATCCTTTACCAACTCAGGA tgtgTTTTCTGGTTATCATATCCCTTACcctaaaagagaatttttaactGATGATGATCAAGAGGATAAGTCTGATACAAACAAg actaatgcaaataataatcaGGGTAATCAAGATAATAACAATCATGGTCCAAGTGCAAAACGAGTGAGAATGGCTCCTCCTCCACCAACTACTACTTCAGCTGCATCATCACAG TCCCATATGGGCGGTGGTGTTCAACAATCCCAGTCATCTATGAACTATAATTCGGGAGCTGGGAATCCTCAACAAAGTGGAGCTGGTGGATTTCCTCAACATTTCTAG